The Nomia melanderi isolate GNS246 chromosome 7, iyNomMela1, whole genome shotgun sequence genome includes a window with the following:
- the Bem46 gene encoding abhydrolase domain containing 13-like protein Bem46, with amino-acid sequence MSFCVRLARSKPIRILGSIAMKCWALCGTYILACFLLYWLYGGISAFFLLCFATTGILYHREDQLVYRPEWPANSRVYVPAPSIFNLPYQSIYTKSGDGTILHMFFICKPKDKAKKVPTLLFLHGNAGNMGHRLQNAVELYYSVQCNILMLEYRGYGLSQGSPSEEGLYMDACAGIEYLSSRTDINTNEIIVFGRSLGGAVAINLATKPESSQKIWCLILENTFTSIPDMAALLFGLKFLQYLPLFLYKNKYLSILKVRSVTVPTLFISGLADTLVPPRMMQDLYKNCRSPCKKILQITGGTHNETWCQPGYYQNICTFLNELRENPPAQVTSTHWQIDDI; translated from the exons ATGTCGTTCTGTGTGCGCCTTGCTCGAAGTAAACCCATTCGTATATTAGGAAGTATAGCTATGAAATGTTGGGCTCTTTGTGGTACCTACATACTTgcctgttttcttttgtactggTTGTATGGTGGAATATCAGCcttctttcttctttgttttgctacTACAG gTATATTGTATCATAGAGAAGATCAACTTGTGTATCGTCCAGAATGGCCAGCCAATTCTCGGGTATATGTTCCTGCACCTTCGATATTTAATTTACCTTACCAGAGTATATATACTAAATCAGGGGATGGTACAATACTACAcatgttttttatttgtaaaccaAAAGATAAAGCAAAAAAGGTACCTACCTTATTATTTCTTCATGGCAATGCTGGCAATATGGGTCATAG GCTTCAAAATGCagttgaattatattattctgtCCAATGTAATATCTTAATGCTGGAGTATAGGGGATATGGACTATCACAAGGTTCGCCTTCTGAAGAAGGCTTATATATGGATGCTTGTGCtggaattgaatatttatctagtCGAACCGACATAAAtactaatgaaataattgtatttggGAGGTCGTTAG GTGGAGCAGTAGCTATTAATTTAGCTACAAAGCCAGAGAGTTCTCAAAAAATTTGGTGCCTTATTCTAGAGAACACTTTCACAAGTATTCCTGATATGGCTGCATTGTTATTcggattaaaatttttacaatatcttccactttttctatataaaaataag TACCTATCCATTCTTAAAGTGCGGTCGGTAACCGTACCTACGTTATTTATTTCGGGATTGGCAGATACTTTAGTACCGCCGCGCATGATGCAAGATCTCTACAAAAATTGCAGAAGTCCTTGTAAAAAAATTCTTCAGATTACAGGCGGCACACATAATGAGACATGGTGTCAACCAGGATACTACCAAAACATATGTACTTTCTTAAATGAATTAAGGGAGAACCCTCCTGCTCAAGTGACATCTACTCATTGGCAAATAGAtgacatataa
- the LOC143174143 gene encoding uncharacterized protein LOC143174143 isoform X2, whose translation MNDGSIIDCHAKNLGSNDVLHYYLLMLNETQSFDKLILSKNNIVNLSEHLMKRLKLLKNLDLSENMMNEIYTRTFIDMYNLQSLSLSKNNLSTFDDSVVKVIPGLLRLDLSHNHINTIEHTIDKTVTKIKFLDLSHNSIFNISQNFFDSLSNLQYLDLSFNKIRSLENINFVYLKFLETVYLNNNFLTSLYVQIFPKSLTKLFAGYNSIKEIYYEPSRIEVLSVEFNYISEVQSNITSLENLQHLNISGNEISNFPNILLKNLKTLDISYNKLYYISKTLSMKNFPLLAQLNVSKNPIQNLTFFSDLKLRSFVASNISALLTIDENTFTKLMSPLNECINLTISNNEKLYFIHEHALDHLNLCSLDLSNNQISYIAQKLAVRNTSFSTYRLNLQGNPFKCNCSLQWMLSDVVPKLYSTHPDLLVNLRCAWPPKISNIRMVHWYGWHNEVFCSNMSDFNEELTMNVAGVLTDTQVVTFDSSPGLLAVLGVTIGVLSILMIVGIVWTHKLYMKRRRRNRKF comes from the exons A TGAATGATGGATCAATAATAGATTGTCATGCAAAAAATTTAGGAAGCAATGATGTACttcattattacttattaatgtTGAATGAAACTCAATCATTTGACAAACTTATTTTGTCAAAAAACAATATAGTTAATTTATCAGAACATTTAATGAAAAGATTAAAACTTTTGAAGAACTTAGATTTATCTGAAAatatgatgaatgaaatatatacGAGAACTTTTATAGATATGTATAATCTTCAAAGTTTAAGTCTCTCTAAAAATAACTTATCTACATTCGATGATTCTGTAGTAAAAGTTATTCCAGGATTGTTGAGATTAGATCTTAGTCATAATCATATTAATACAATAGAACATACAATAGATAAAactgtaacaaaaattaaattcttagaTCTTTCTCACAatagtatatttaatatatctcaGAACTTTTTTGATTCTCTatcaaatttacaatatttggATTTATCATTTAACAAGATTCGCTCTTTGGAAAACAttaactttgtatatttaaaatttttggaaactgtttatctaaataataattttcttacgtCATTATATGTGCagatatttccaaaatcattaaCAAAACTTTTTGCTggatataattcaataaaagaaatatattatgaaCCATCTCGAATTGAAGTACTAAGTGTAGAGTTCAACTACATTTCTGAAGTACAATCAAATATAACGTCATTGGAAAATTtacaacatttaaatattagtgGAAATGAGATATCAAATTTTCCAAACATTTTACTTAAGAATTTGAAAACTTTAGATATATCTTAcaacaaattatattacatttctaaAACATTATCTATGAAAAATTTTCCATTACTAGCTCAACTTAATGTGAGTAAAAATCCTAttcaaaatttaacatttttctctgATTTAAAATTACGCTCATTTGTTGCGAGTAATATAAGTGCATTATTAACTATTGATGAAAATACATTCACAAAACTGATGTCGCCATTAAACGAATGTATTAATCTCACTATATCTAATAatgaaaagttatattttattcatgaaCATGCTTTGGatcatttaaatttatgttCG ttggATTTAAGTAATAATCAAATCAGTTATATTGCACAAAAATTAGCTGTACGCAATACTAGTTTTTCAACGTACAGATTGAATTTACAAGGAAACCCATTCAAATGCAATTGTTCATTGCAATGGATGTTAAGTGATGTAGTACCTAAACTATATTCTACACATCCTGATCTTCTAGTTAATTTGAG ATGTGCTTggcctccaaaaatttcaaacataagAATGGTACATTGGTATGGATGGCACAATGAAGTGTTTTGTAGCAATATGTCAGATTTTAATGAGGAACTCACAATGAATGTAGCTGGTGTATTGACTGATACTCAAGTGGTAACATTTGACTCTAGTCCTGGTCTGCTTGCTGTTCTAGGAGTAACTATTGGAGTACTATCAATTTTGATGATAGTAGGCATTGTTTGGACTCATAAACTATATAtgaaaaggagaagaaggaaCAGAAAATTTTGA
- the LOC143174143 gene encoding uncharacterized protein LOC143174143 isoform X3: MLNETQSFDKLILSKNNIVNLSEHLMKRLKLLKNLDLSENMMNEIYTRTFIDMYNLQSLSLSKNNLSTFDDSVVKVIPGLLRLDLSHNHINTIEHTIDKTVTKIKFLDLSHNSIFNISQNFFDSLSNLQYLDLSFNKIRSLENINFVYLKFLETVYLNNNFLTSLYVQIFPKSLTKLFAGYNSIKEIYYEPSRIEVLSVEFNYISEVQSNITSLENLQHLNISGNEISNFPNILLKNLKTLDISYNKLYYISKTLSMKNFPLLAQLNVSKNPIQNLTFFSDLKLRSFVASNISALLTIDENTFTKLMSPLNECINLTISNNEKLYFIHEHALDHLNLCSLDLSNNQISYIAQKLAVRNTSFSTYRLNLQGNPFKCNCSLQWMLSDVVPKLYSTHPDLLVNLRCAWPPKISNIRMVHWYGWHNEVFCSNMSDFNEELTMNVAGVLTDTQVVTFDSSPGLLAVLGVTIGVLSILMIVGIVWTHKLYMKRRRRNRKF; this comes from the exons atgtTGAATGAAACTCAATCATTTGACAAACTTATTTTGTCAAAAAACAATATAGTTAATTTATCAGAACATTTAATGAAAAGATTAAAACTTTTGAAGAACTTAGATTTATCTGAAAatatgatgaatgaaatatatacGAGAACTTTTATAGATATGTATAATCTTCAAAGTTTAAGTCTCTCTAAAAATAACTTATCTACATTCGATGATTCTGTAGTAAAAGTTATTCCAGGATTGTTGAGATTAGATCTTAGTCATAATCATATTAATACAATAGAACATACAATAGATAAAactgtaacaaaaattaaattcttagaTCTTTCTCACAatagtatatttaatatatctcaGAACTTTTTTGATTCTCTatcaaatttacaatatttggATTTATCATTTAACAAGATTCGCTCTTTGGAAAACAttaactttgtatatttaaaatttttggaaactgtttatctaaataataattttcttacgtCATTATATGTGCagatatttccaaaatcattaaCAAAACTTTTTGCTggatataattcaataaaagaaatatattatgaaCCATCTCGAATTGAAGTACTAAGTGTAGAGTTCAACTACATTTCTGAAGTACAATCAAATATAACGTCATTGGAAAATTtacaacatttaaatattagtgGAAATGAGATATCAAATTTTCCAAACATTTTACTTAAGAATTTGAAAACTTTAGATATATCTTAcaacaaattatattacatttctaaAACATTATCTATGAAAAATTTTCCATTACTAGCTCAACTTAATGTGAGTAAAAATCCTAttcaaaatttaacatttttctctgATTTAAAATTACGCTCATTTGTTGCGAGTAATATAAGTGCATTATTAACTATTGATGAAAATACATTCACAAAACTGATGTCGCCATTAAACGAATGTATTAATCTCACTATATCTAATAatgaaaagttatattttattcatgaaCATGCTTTGGatcatttaaatttatgttCG ttggATTTAAGTAATAATCAAATCAGTTATATTGCACAAAAATTAGCTGTACGCAATACTAGTTTTTCAACGTACAGATTGAATTTACAAGGAAACCCATTCAAATGCAATTGTTCATTGCAATGGATGTTAAGTGATGTAGTACCTAAACTATATTCTACACATCCTGATCTTCTAGTTAATTTGAG ATGTGCTTggcctccaaaaatttcaaacataagAATGGTACATTGGTATGGATGGCACAATGAAGTGTTTTGTAGCAATATGTCAGATTTTAATGAGGAACTCACAATGAATGTAGCTGGTGTATTGACTGATACTCAAGTGGTAACATTTGACTCTAGTCCTGGTCTGCTTGCTGTTCTAGGAGTAACTATTGGAGTACTATCAATTTTGATGATAGTAGGCATTGTTTGGACTCATAAACTATATAtgaaaaggagaagaaggaaCAGAAAATTTTGA
- the LOC143174143 gene encoding uncharacterized protein LOC143174143 isoform X1: MSIHLCLTIFYFLFMISNSMCNICLTCSCTTTLNDGSIIDCHAKNLGSNDVLHYYLLMLNETQSFDKLILSKNNIVNLSEHLMKRLKLLKNLDLSENMMNEIYTRTFIDMYNLQSLSLSKNNLSTFDDSVVKVIPGLLRLDLSHNHINTIEHTIDKTVTKIKFLDLSHNSIFNISQNFFDSLSNLQYLDLSFNKIRSLENINFVYLKFLETVYLNNNFLTSLYVQIFPKSLTKLFAGYNSIKEIYYEPSRIEVLSVEFNYISEVQSNITSLENLQHLNISGNEISNFPNILLKNLKTLDISYNKLYYISKTLSMKNFPLLAQLNVSKNPIQNLTFFSDLKLRSFVASNISALLTIDENTFTKLMSPLNECINLTISNNEKLYFIHEHALDHLNLCSLDLSNNQISYIAQKLAVRNTSFSTYRLNLQGNPFKCNCSLQWMLSDVVPKLYSTHPDLLVNLRCAWPPKISNIRMVHWYGWHNEVFCSNMSDFNEELTMNVAGVLTDTQVVTFDSSPGLLAVLGVTIGVLSILMIVGIVWTHKLYMKRRRRNRKF; encoded by the exons ATGTCTATTCATTTGTgtttaactattttttatttcttatttatgatATCGaattctatgtgtaatatatgtTTAACATGTTCATGTACAACTACAT TGAATGATGGATCAATAATAGATTGTCATGCAAAAAATTTAGGAAGCAATGATGTACttcattattacttattaatgtTGAATGAAACTCAATCATTTGACAAACTTATTTTGTCAAAAAACAATATAGTTAATTTATCAGAACATTTAATGAAAAGATTAAAACTTTTGAAGAACTTAGATTTATCTGAAAatatgatgaatgaaatatatacGAGAACTTTTATAGATATGTATAATCTTCAAAGTTTAAGTCTCTCTAAAAATAACTTATCTACATTCGATGATTCTGTAGTAAAAGTTATTCCAGGATTGTTGAGATTAGATCTTAGTCATAATCATATTAATACAATAGAACATACAATAGATAAAactgtaacaaaaattaaattcttagaTCTTTCTCACAatagtatatttaatatatctcaGAACTTTTTTGATTCTCTatcaaatttacaatatttggATTTATCATTTAACAAGATTCGCTCTTTGGAAAACAttaactttgtatatttaaaatttttggaaactgtttatctaaataataattttcttacgtCATTATATGTGCagatatttccaaaatcattaaCAAAACTTTTTGCTggatataattcaataaaagaaatatattatgaaCCATCTCGAATTGAAGTACTAAGTGTAGAGTTCAACTACATTTCTGAAGTACAATCAAATATAACGTCATTGGAAAATTtacaacatttaaatattagtgGAAATGAGATATCAAATTTTCCAAACATTTTACTTAAGAATTTGAAAACTTTAGATATATCTTAcaacaaattatattacatttctaaAACATTATCTATGAAAAATTTTCCATTACTAGCTCAACTTAATGTGAGTAAAAATCCTAttcaaaatttaacatttttctctgATTTAAAATTACGCTCATTTGTTGCGAGTAATATAAGTGCATTATTAACTATTGATGAAAATACATTCACAAAACTGATGTCGCCATTAAACGAATGTATTAATCTCACTATATCTAATAatgaaaagttatattttattcatgaaCATGCTTTGGatcatttaaatttatgttCG ttggATTTAAGTAATAATCAAATCAGTTATATTGCACAAAAATTAGCTGTACGCAATACTAGTTTTTCAACGTACAGATTGAATTTACAAGGAAACCCATTCAAATGCAATTGTTCATTGCAATGGATGTTAAGTGATGTAGTACCTAAACTATATTCTACACATCCTGATCTTCTAGTTAATTTGAG ATGTGCTTggcctccaaaaatttcaaacataagAATGGTACATTGGTATGGATGGCACAATGAAGTGTTTTGTAGCAATATGTCAGATTTTAATGAGGAACTCACAATGAATGTAGCTGGTGTATTGACTGATACTCAAGTGGTAACATTTGACTCTAGTCCTGGTCTGCTTGCTGTTCTAGGAGTAACTATTGGAGTACTATCAATTTTGATGATAGTAGGCATTGTTTGGACTCATAAACTATATAtgaaaaggagaagaaggaaCAGAAAATTTTGA